The Lasioglossum baleicum unplaced genomic scaffold, iyLasBale1 scaffold0021, whole genome shotgun sequence genome contains a region encoding:
- the LOC143219294 gene encoding kinesin-like protein KIF9 produces MQPNRIAVKKEPSYWCFQTDGIFINASQDEVYRVSSQDLVPKILNGISCVLMGHGQTGSGKSFTLSGLRNNWEVRF; encoded by the exons ATGCAACCAAACAGAATCGCCGTGAAAAAGGAGCCGTCCTATTGGTGCTTCCAAACGGATGGCATTTTTATTAATGCCTCACAGGATGAGGTGTATCGTGTTTCTAGCCAGGACCTAGTCCCGAA GATCCTAAATGGCATAAGCTGCGTGTTGATGGGCCACGGCCAGACAGGCTCCGGGAAAAGTTTCACACTCAGCGGTCTAAGAAACAACTGGGAAGTACGATTCTGA
- the LOC143219290 gene encoding uncharacterized protein LOC143219290 — protein sequence MHIVEMAGIGTPGRSFIRKTASDIGAANLTKSQLGQFFSQLRTAGPIPYNAIRSNNLLKILGDDFPVASVIRFISHVRVTKEDLDVTLSTLRFTGNVARLKPIKIKRSIEYQKDHIVHRLRNEVDAVKKELTMNRLFLDQETSINMSKLRSEQINRSVVNYLNGSINDFTLVNATQAQQLLKSIKDFYNRLTVKETEIEQLKQKYESISKNMVDTSVSARLSKESALSADSRIRNRKRSMNSSGRLSEDQEAVTEVKEIEIEEVGSIAKTAGGMTLGPCKDTEDDKTLTIPEPVYQIDRQNRILKLRQLFERFLKSDKEYRKMKEMLDKNTRTLATVQQKFTKWINKYFEVKSTLENARDKLSKHQRIRHAMQPEDQQELTPKAEIIIERDIACHQRVLLNLEEEVVQAQDEIQRLFQEQREMRSQFNSGFKEYCKEMDASPLYSNSSMKLLFEPAEKASLEVAKRKFNQFQRAMTRKLQVDILNTPKRTILIVYYYGNFWAYKFVSFL from the exons ATGCACATCGTGGAGATGGCTGGCATTGGAACACCAGGCAGGTCATTTATCCGGAAAACGGCTTCAGACATTGGTGCAGCTAACTTGACCAAATCGCAGTTGGGACAGTTCTTCTCGCAGCTCCGCACTGCAGGGCCGATCCCCTACAACGCGATACGATCCAATAATCTGTTGAAGATCCTCGGAGACGATTTCCCCGTTGCATCTGTGATCCG TTTTATATCCCATGTCCGAGTGACGAAAGAGGATCTGGACGTCACTCTGTCCACGCTGAGGTTCACCGGGAACGTTGCCAGATTGAAGCCCATCAAAATCAAGAGGAGCATAGAATATCAGAAGGATCACATAGTGCATAGACTTCGGAACGAGGTCGATGCCGTGAAGAAAGAGCTGACGATGAATCGGTTGTTCCTGGATCAAGAAACTTCGATAAATATGTCCAAGTTGAGATCAGAGCAGATCAATCGGAGCGTTGTCAATTACTTGAATGGTAGCATCAATGACTTCACCTTGGTCAATGCGACGCAGGCTCAGCAGTTGCTGAAGAGCATCAAGGATTTCTATAACAG ACTGACAGTCAAAGAGACGGAGATCGAGCAGCTGAAGCAGAAGTACGAAAGTATTTCGAAGAACATGGTGGACACGAGTGTATCAGCAAGACTATCAAAG GAGTCTGCGTTGTCTGCTGATAGCCGTATTCGTAATCGAAAGAGGAGTATGAATTCTTCGGGACGCCTTTCGGAAGATCAGGAGGCAGTGACGGAGGTTAAAGAGATTGAAATAGAGGAAGTGGGAAGCATAGCTAAAACTG CTGGCGGGATGACACTGGGACCATGCAAGGACACAGAAGATGACAAGACCTTAACTATTCCAGAGCCAGTTTATCAGATTGATCGCCAGAATAGAATActa AAGCTTCGACAACTTTTCGAGCGTTTCCTCAAGAGCGATAAAGAGTACAGAAAGATGAAAGAGATGCTGGATAAGAATACGAGGACTTTGGCGACGGTTCAGCAGAAGTTCACCAAGTGGATCAACAAGTACTTCGAG GTAAAGAGCACTTTGGAGAACGCAAGGGACAAGCTCAGCAAGCACCAACGAATTCGACACGCGATGCAACCCGAGGACCAACAGGAGCTTACACCGAAAGCGGAGATAATAATCGAGCGTGATATCGCGTGTCATCAAAGAGTCCTGTTGAATTTGGAGGAAGAGGTGGTTCAGGCACAGGACGAGATTCAACGATTGTTCCAGGAACAAAGGGAGATGCGTTCGCAGTTCAACTCCGGTTTCAAGGAGTATTGCAAAGAGATGGACGCCTCGCCACTTTATAGCAACAGTtcgatgaaattgttatttgaacCGGCGGAGAAGGCGTCTCTGGAAGTAGCTAAACGCAAGTTCAATCAGTTCCAACGAGCGATGACGCGCAAGCTCCAGGTAGATATACTGAATACACCGAAGAGAACTATTTTAATCGTGTATTATTACGGTAATTTTTGGGCCTATAAGTTTGTTAGTTTTTTATGA
- the LOC143219061 gene encoding uncharacterized protein LOC143219061 isoform X3: MVTVNQLMNYPELNDSLHQLASTFPYTEHSMTKFEDKRNNNGNSSNNKDINVITATQIIVLLLFAFGIFFALLIYCKTCNSICRSNRARYSDQSRYGNNDDDQQTDTDSLYSHAINESRQRPPSYSEACNAPPLYGSPFNREKRDSSP, from the exons ATGGTTACAGTGAATCAACTGATGAATTATCCAG AACTAAATGATTCGCTGCATCAACTTGCGAGTACTTTTCCGTACACGGAACATTCGATGACAAAGTTCGAAGACAAACGCAACAACAACGGTAACAGCAGCAATAACAAAG ATATTAACGTGATCACAGCGACGCAAATTATAGTTTTACTGTTGTTCGCATTTGGTATATTTTTTGCTCTTCTAATATATTGCAAAACCTGCAACAG TATTTGCAGGTCGAATCGAGCGAGATACTCGGACCAAAGTCGATACGGTAATAATGACGACGATCAACAAACGGACACCGATTCGTTGTATTCCCACGCAATAAATGAATCCAGGCAGAGGCCGCCGTCTTACAGCGAAGCTTGCAACGCTCCACCCCTCTACGGATCACCTTTTAACAGG GAGAAACGGGATTCCAGCCCATAG
- the LOC143219061 gene encoding uncharacterized protein LOC143219061 isoform X2, protein MVTVNQLMNYPELNDSLHQLASTFPYTEHSMTKFEDKRNNNGNSSNNKDINVITATQIIVLLLFAFGIFFALLIYCKTCNRSNRARYSDQSRYGNNDDDQQTDTDSLYSHAINESRQRPPSYSEACNAPPLYGSPFNRASMLEAPPVYPDTPKLSDRVHGQGFPVTHHI, encoded by the exons ATGGTTACAGTGAATCAACTGATGAATTATCCAG AACTAAATGATTCGCTGCATCAACTTGCGAGTACTTTTCCGTACACGGAACATTCGATGACAAAGTTCGAAGACAAACGCAACAACAACGGTAACAGCAGCAATAACAAAG ATATTAACGTGATCACAGCGACGCAAATTATAGTTTTACTGTTGTTCGCATTTGGTATATTTTTTGCTCTTCTAATATATTGCAAAACCTGCAACAG GTCGAATCGAGCGAGATACTCGGACCAAAGTCGATACGGTAATAATGACGACGATCAACAAACGGACACCGATTCGTTGTATTCCCACGCAATAAATGAATCCAGGCAGAGGCCGCCGTCTTACAGCGAAGCTTGCAACGCTCCACCCCTCTACGGATCACCTTTTAACAGG GCGTCTATGCTCGAAGCACCACCGGTCTACCCGGACACCCCTAAGCTATCGGACAGGGTGCACGGCCAAGGTTTCCCAGTAACTCATCACATTTAA
- the LOC143219064 gene encoding huntingtin-interacting protein K: MADNDVNGDSDEVQQEKSQKKAAKYDSGAADLEKVTDYAEEKEISSSDGFSCALSLIGDQRTKELAAKKARERELLKVPIKKEDVDLMVKEMEISRTTAEHTLREHRGNIVEALITLTN, translated from the exons ATGGCGGACAACGATGTCAACGGTGACTCGGATGAGGTGCAGCAAGAGAAGTCACAGAAAAAGGCAGCGAAATATGACAGCGGTGCGGCAGATTTGGAAAAAGTCACAGATTACGCGGAGGAGAAGGAAATATCTTCCTCCGATGGATTCTCTTGC GCATTGAGCTTAATCGGAGACCAAAGAACTAAGGAACTAGCAGCGAAAAAAGCCAGAGAAAGGGAATTGCTAAAGGTTCCTATTAAAAAAGAAGACGTCGATCTGATG GTGAAAGAGATGGAAATCAGTCGGACTACCGCGGAGCACACGCTCAGAGAGCACAGAGGAAACATTGTCGAGGCGTTGATTACGCTGACAAACTGA
- the LOC143219293 gene encoding uncharacterized protein LOC143219293, with translation MKSAYTSNPREFTESVRWKVWFGFSWRSRRTERRGGRCAGKKERITGRMSQKRCRGAWNAVSGSPDRGIFFWPVSLYSWALVLFKTARWRKKKRKNGQTPFSCTPSTFRFASFMPDVLASLNLLQEL, from the coding sequence ATGAAATCGGCTTACACGAGCAACCCGAGAGAGTTCACGGAGTCAGTTCGCTGGAAAGTCTGGTTTGGTTTCTCTTGGCGCAGTCGACGAacggagcggcgcggcggccgctgtgcagggaaaaaagaaagaataactGGTCGCATGAGTCAGAAGAGATGCCGAGGTGCATGGAACGCAGTGTCCGGGTCTCCGGACCGGGGGATCTTTTTCTGGCCGGTCTCTTTGTACTCGTGGGCGTTGGTTCTCTTCAAGACCGCCCGATGgaggaagaaaaaaagaaagaacggACAAACACCCTTTTCTTGTACACCCTCTACCTTCCGTTTCGCGAGTTTTATGCCCGACGTTTTGGCCTCTTTGAACCTACTTCAAGAGCTCTAG
- the LOC143219061 gene encoding uncharacterized protein LOC143219061 isoform X1 codes for MVTVNQLMNYPELNDSLHQLASTFPYTEHSMTKFEDKRNNNGNSSNNKDINVITATQIIVLLLFAFGIFFALLIYCKTCNSICRSNRARYSDQSRYGNNDDDQQTDTDSLYSHAINESRQRPPSYSEACNAPPLYGSPFNRASMLEAPPVYPDTPKLSDRVHGQGFPVTHHI; via the exons ATGGTTACAGTGAATCAACTGATGAATTATCCAG AACTAAATGATTCGCTGCATCAACTTGCGAGTACTTTTCCGTACACGGAACATTCGATGACAAAGTTCGAAGACAAACGCAACAACAACGGTAACAGCAGCAATAACAAAG ATATTAACGTGATCACAGCGACGCAAATTATAGTTTTACTGTTGTTCGCATTTGGTATATTTTTTGCTCTTCTAATATATTGCAAAACCTGCAACAG TATTTGCAGGTCGAATCGAGCGAGATACTCGGACCAAAGTCGATACGGTAATAATGACGACGATCAACAAACGGACACCGATTCGTTGTATTCCCACGCAATAAATGAATCCAGGCAGAGGCCGCCGTCTTACAGCGAAGCTTGCAACGCTCCACCCCTCTACGGATCACCTTTTAACAGG GCGTCTATGCTCGAAGCACCACCGGTCTACCCGGACACCCCTAAGCTATCGGACAGGGTGCACGGCCAAGGTTTCCCAGTAACTCATCACATTTAA
- the Rdx gene encoding BTB/POZ and MATH domain-containing protein rdx isoform X5, with protein sequence MAVSRVPSPPPPEVNTPVAENWCYTQVLCAQVKVVKFSYMWTINNFSFCREEMGEVLKSSTFSAGANDKLKWCLRVNPKGLDEESKDYLSLYLLLVSCNKSEVRAKFKFSILNAKREETKAMESQRAYRFVQGKDWGFKKFIRRDFLLDEANGLLPDDKLTIFCEVYTFVSVVADSVNISGQSNTIQFKVPECRLPDDLGLLFENQKFSDVTLTVCGREFQAHKAILAARSPVFSAMFEHEMEERKQNRVDITDVDHEVLREMLRFIYTGKAANLEKMADDLLAAADKYALERLKVMCEEALCTSLAIENAADILILADLHSADQLKAQAIDFINTHATDVMDTAGFKSMVNSHPHLIAEAFRALATQQIPPIGPPRKRVKQS encoded by the exons GTCTTATGTGCACAGGTGAAGGTGGTGAAGTTCAGCTACATGTGGACGATAAATAACTTCAGCTTTTGCCGGGAGGAGATGGGAGAGGTGCTGAAATCGTCCACCTTCTCGGCAGGGGCCAACGACAAATTAAAATG GTGCCTAAGAGTGAATCCTAAGGGTCTGGACGAGGAGAGCAAAGACTACCTGTCCCTATACCTTCTTCTCGTCTCGTGCAACAAATCAGAAGTCAGAGCAAAGTTCAAATTTTCTATCCTTAATGCCAAAAGAGAGGAAACCAAAGCAATGG AGAGCCAACGTGCATACAGGTTCGTCCAAGGTAAAGATTGGGGCTTCAAGAAGTTCATCAGGAGAGATTTCCTGTTGGACGAGGCCAACGGACTCCTGCCCGACGACAAACTCACGATATTCTGTGAGGTATATACCTTT GTCAGCGTGGTGGCGGACAGCGTCAACATTTCCGGTCAGAGCAACACCATTCAATTTAAGGTGCCGGAGTGCCGGTTGCCCGACGACCTCGGCCTCCTCTTTGAAAACCAAAAATTCAGCGACGTCACGCTGACGGTCTGCGGGAGAGAGTTTCAGGCGCATAAAGCCATACTCGCAG CTCGAAGTCCGGTGTTCTCGGCGATGTTCGAGCACGAGATGGAGGAGAGGAAGCAGAACCGCGTGGACATCACGGACGTGGATCATGAAGTGTTGCGCGAAATGCTGCGGTTCATCTACACGGGAAAAGCGGCGAATCTGGAAAAGATGGCGGACGATCTGCTCGCGGCGGCGGACAAGTACGCGTTAGAGAGGCTGAAGGTGATGTGCGAGGAAGCGCTTTGCACGAGTTTAGCCATCGAGAACGCAGCCGACATCCTCATTCTCGCTGATCTTCATAGCGCCGATCAACTCAAGGCGCAAGCCATAGACTTCATTAATAC ACACGCGACAGACGTGATGGACACGGCGGGTTTCAAGTCGATGGTGAACTCGCATCCGCACCTGATAGCGGAGGCGTTTCGAGCGCTCGCCACCCAACAGATCCCGCCGATCGGTCCGCCCAGGAAGCGAGTGAAACAGAGCTGA
- the Bnip3 gene encoding BCL2 interacting protein 3, with translation MSSTVKFTSDESLGESWVELNHVPDRITPLPFSSGGEEYLRLLREAQRDSTQSSARHSLASSRRDTPRDSPKSPPNSPNTELSTEDELKGVYINYSSNKESELLDKNTDWIYEWSSRPDQAPPKDWKFKHPLGTNKRKSYSIRTTKVGKIGLFSKEVLYTLFITNILSVLVGAGLGVWLTRRGFITSSVTIE, from the exons AGTCGTGGGTGGAACTGAATCATGTACCTGACAGGATAACGCCGTTGCCGTTCAGCAGCGGCGGCGAGGAGTACCTGCGACTTCTCAGGGAGGCACAAAGGGATTCCACGCAATCATCAGCGAGGCATTCGTTGGCCTCCTCCCGTCGGGACACACCGAGAGATAG CCCAAAGAGCCCGCCGAACAGCCCCAACACCGAACTGTCCACCGAAGACGAGCTCAAGGGAGTTTATATAAATTACAGCTCCAACAAG GAATCGGAGCTTCTGGACAAAAACACCGACTGGATCTACGAGTGGAGTTCGCGTCCGGACCAAGCGCCCCCAAA AGACTGGAAATTTAAGCACCCTCTTGGAACAAACAAGAGGAAATCCTACAGCATCCGAACTACAAAGGTCGGCAAGATTGGTCTGTTCTCAAAGGAGGTCCTCTACACTCTTTTTATTACAAACATTCTGTCCGTGCTGGTCGGCGCTGGCTTGGG AGTTTGGCTGACCAGGCGAGGATTCATAACGTCCAGCGTGACTATTGAGTGA
- the LOC143219291 gene encoding uncharacterized protein LOC143219291, whose protein sequence is MDCVKLISLVQERRSLWDPQDSNYHNRVANRALWCEVAASLNSTSHLVKLKWQRLRDTHRREIRKSNLPTGSQTGDSTWRYFNQMSFLEETYTIKATAGYSHNREYLPDILDTHRDSESDVIDMEMDETTDKDLYDRVYHMELLNKSSLLRKRILAKDLAKDLAKDPFDEILRIEKEKLERAQQLLKDRHDMEDDDYFFLMSLLPYVRAIPKRRKLQARMRLQQIIIEETENTEYNLHSASFQ, encoded by the exons ATGGATTGTGTGAAATTAATCAGTTTAGTCCAGGAGAGGAGAAGTTTGTGGGACCCTCAAGACTCTAATTACCATAACAGAGTTGCTAATCGGGCACTGTGGTGTGAAGTTGCCGCATCATTGAATTCCACAA gcCATCTTGTTAAACTTAAATGGCAACGTCTGAGAGACACGCATAGACGAGAAATCAGGAAGAGCAATCTACCGACAGGCTCTCAAACAGGGGATTCAACGTGGCGCTATTTCAATCAAATGAGTTTTTTGGAAGAAACATATACGATCAAAGCCACGGCTGGGTATTCCCATAATCGGGAATATCTTCCCGATATACTGGATACGCACAGAGATTCAGAAAGCGATGTCATCGATATGGAAATGGACGAGACGACGGACAAGGACTTGTACGATAGAGTCTATCATATGGAACTATTAAATAAATCATCGCTACTGAGGAAGAGGATATTGGCGAAAGATTTGGCGAAAGATTTGGCGAAAGATCCATTCGATGAAATTCTACGAATTGAAAAAGAGAAACTGGAGCGCGCCCAGCAACTACTAAAGGACAGACACGATATGGAGGACGACGATTATTTCTTCCTAATGAGTCTGCTTCCCTATGTGCGTGCCATACCCAAACGCAGGAAATTACAAGCACGCATGCGACTGCAACAAATCATCATTGAGGAAACAGAAAATACAGAATATAATTTGCATTCAGCCTCGTTCCAATAA